CGGTTGGCAAACCAGGCCAGCAGTGCGTACAGCGCCCCCATCAGCAGGAAGCTGATGACGAAACCGCCCAGCGGCGACAGCACCATCGGGATGATCACCTTGGGGATCACGCCGTGGCCCTTGAGCACGCTGCCCTCGACCCAGATGACCGAATCGAAGTTGTTGCCAGACGCGGCGATCGCCGCACCGACCAGCGAACCGACCAGCGCATGGCTGGAGCTGGACGGCAGGCCCAGCCACCAGGTGATCAGGTTCCACACGATCGCCGCCAGCAGCGCGCAGATCAGCAACTGCGAACTCATCTCGATGACGCCGGCATTGATCAGCCCCGAGGCGATCGTGGCAGCCACCGCCGTGCCCATGAACGCGCCGACCAGGTTGGTGCCGGCCGCCATCAGCACGGCCTGCCCCGGCGTCAGCACCTTGGTCGCCACCACGGTGGCGATCGAGTTGGCGGTATCGTGGAAACCGTTGATGTAGGTGAAGGCCAGCGCGATCACCACCACCGCGATGACGATGCTCATGGGCGTTCACCGCAGCTGGGGGAAATCCCGCACGGCGTCGCATGCCGGGTTGCAATGCACAGGGTCACGGGCGTGGCCTCAGGAGTTCTTCAGCACGATCGAATAGACGATGTTGCCGACGTCGCGGCACTTGTCGATGGCCTTCTCGATCAGCTCGAACAGATCCTTGGACAACATCGCCCGCATCACGTCGCCGCCCTCCACGTACAGCGTGCGGTACGGCGCCAGCAGCATGCGGTCGCCTTCGGACTCCAGCGCCTGCAGGCGATCCTGCAGCTTCTTCACCGGGTCGATGCGCAGGCCGCGGCGCAGCTCGTGCACCATCTGCACCACCACCGCGCTGGACTGTTCCAGCACCAGCGCGCGCTGGGCGAAATCCACACCGACCAGGCGCCCGGCCACGATCTCGTAGCGCTCGGCGAACTTCTCCACGGTCTTGGGAATCTTGTACAGAGCGGAGTTCAGGGCCTCGATGTCCTCGCGATCCAGCGCGGTCACGAAGGTGTTGACCAGGCCTTCGCTGATCTGCGCAGCCAGTTCCTTTTCGCGCGCCCGGGTCACCGCGAACGCGGCCATCACCTGCTCGGCGCCCGGCCGGGTCAGCAGTTCGTGCAGCGCCTTGGCGCTTTCGTGGGCGGTCTCGGCGCTCTGTTCGAGCAAACCGTAGAACTTGTCGCCTTTGCCGAAAATCGTCTGCAGTGAAAACATGCGGGCCACGCCTGATCGAACGGAATGACCGGGATGTTACAGGACTGCCGTGCTGCCCTGCATCAATCCGCATCCATCGGCGGGGTGATGCGCAGGGTCAACACCACTTACACTGTGCCCATGCACCCTCCCCCATCATCGCCGCGATGCTGACCCAAATCGCGCTCGTCCTCGTCCTGGCCCTGTGCAACGGCTTCTTCGCGCTGTCGGAGATGGCCCTGGTGGCTTCGCGCAAGAGCCGCCTCAAGCAGATGGCCCTGAACAGCCGCAAGGCAGCCGCGGCATTGCGCCACGCCGAGGCGCCGGAGCATTTCCTGTCCACCGTGCAGGTCGGCATCACCCTGGTCATGCTGATCACCGGCGCGATCGCCGGCGACGCGCTGGGCGGCCACATTGCCGCCGCCCTGGAGGGCACGCGCCTGACCTGGCTGCTGCCCTACGCGCGGATCATCGGCATCGTGCTCGGCTTCGTGCTGATCTCGTACATCCAGATCGTGTTCGGCGAGCTGGTGCCCAAGCGGCTGGCGCTGGCCTCGCCGGAGAAGGTGGCCTCCTACGTGGCCATCCCGATGCTGGTGCTGTCGCGGATCACCGCGCCGTTCGTGTGGCTGCTGAACCATTCCAGCAACCTGCTGCTGCGCATGTTGCGGGTCAACCAGCTCGGTAGCGGCATGGTCACCGAGGAGGAGATCCGCCTGCTGGTGGCCGAGAGCGCCGAACAGGGCGTGCTGGACCCGGATGAGCACAACATGGTGAACCGGGTGCTGCGCCTGGGCGACCGCACGGTGGACAGCGTGATGACCCCGCGCATGCGCATCGCCTGGCTGGACATCGCCGGCACCCGCGAGGAAAACATCGAGGTGCTGCGCGAAACGCCGTATTCGCGCTACCCGGTCTATCGCGGCGACGAGAGCGACGTGGTCGGCGTGGTCGAGGTCAAGCGCCTGCTGCACAGCTTCGCCGAAGGCATGCCCGAACTGTTCGAACACCTGTCGAAACCCCTGTTCGTGCCCGCCGCCGCCCGCGCGCTGGACCTGCTGGAGGAATTCCGCGACGCCGAGACGCCGCTGGCCCTGGTGGTCGACGAGTACGGCGACATCGAGGGCGTGGTCACCGTCAACGACCTGCTGGCGGCCGTGGTGGGCGCCAGCCAGATCGGCCACGGCGGCGGCAACGAGGCCAGCCCGATCATGCAGCGCGCCGATGGCAGCTGGCTGATCGACGGCAGCCTGCCCACCGACGACCTGCGCGAACTGCTGCAGATCAGTACGCTGCCGGGCGAGGACGAACACGATTTCCGCACCGTCGCCGGCATGGTGATGACGGCGCTGGGTCACGTGCCGCAGACCGGCGAAGTGTTCGCCTGGCACGGCATCCGCTTCGAGGTGGTCGACCTCGACGGCGCCCGCATCGACAAGCTGCTGGTCACGCCGGCACCGTCGCTGGAACCGTCCGACGACGAGCAGTAAGGCAAAGAGCACCCCACCCCGGCCCTCCCCTGCTGCACTAGGGGAGGGAGCAAGCAAGCTACTTACCGATCTTTCGCCAGCCCGGCCATCCGCTGTGCGTCCGCCAGGATGCCGTGCAGCACGCGCAACTCGCGTTCGTCCGGCTGGGCGCGCTGGAACAGCTTGCGCAGGCGCAGCATGATCGTGGTGGGTTCGCGGCCCTTGTGGAATTCGATGTCGTCCAGGGTCTGCCCCAGGTGGCGGTAGAACTGCTCCATCTGCGCGGCGTCGGCCGGCGGCTCGTCGTGCTCGGGCGGTGGCGCGGGCAAGTCGTCGCCCAGCAGCGCCAGGCGCACCTCGTAGGCCATCACCTGCACCGCCTGCGACAGGTTCAGCGAACTGAAGTCGTCCACGCTGGGAATCCGCACCATCGCGTGGCAGCGCGCCAGTTCCTCGTTCTCCAGCCCGGTGCGCTCGTTGCCGAACACCAGCGCCACCTGCTCCCCGCGCATCGCCGCGGCCAACACCCGTTGCGCCGCCTCGCGGGGGGAAACTTCCGGCAGATTCACCCCGCGCCGGCGCGCCGACAAGCCCAGCGCCAAGCTGGTGCCGGCCAGGCCATCGACCAGTTCGCCGTGGATGCCGGCCCCGGCCAGCACGTCGTCCGCGCCCGCAGCCAGCGCGTTGGCCTCCGGGTCGGGGAAGCGGTATGGCGTCACCAGCTCCAGTCGCTGGAAGCCCATCGTGCGGATCGCCCGCGCCGCGCTGCCGATATTGCCCGGATGCGAGGTGCGCACCAGCACGTAACGGATGCGGGCGGCGAGGTCGTGGAGATCGGTCATGCGCTGGGCGGATTGGCGGTGCGGGTCGACAAGGATAGTGGACAAGGGCGCCCGGGGCTCGCCTCTGCTAGAATCGCCGGCCGCAAACCCGCTCTCTTCCAAAGTCGATACCCATGGCCAGACCACACGTCACGATCGCGGCGCGCGCCGCGCGTTCAGCAGGCAATGTGATCCTGCGCTACATGAACCGCATCGACGGGCTGAACATCGTCGAGAAGCAGCAGATGGACTTCGTCTCCGAAGTCGACAAGCTGGCCGAGGCGGAAATCATCAAGGAACTGCGCCGCGCCTATCCCGACCACGCGATCCTCGCCGAGGAAAGCGGCGCGATCGGCAAGGGCCCGCTGACCTGGGTGATCGACCCGCTGGACGGCACCCACAACTACCTGCGCGGCATCCCGCACTTCAGCGTCTCCATCGCGCTGCTGGAAAAGGGCGTGCCGATCCACGCCGTGGTGTTCGACCCCCTGCGCGACGAGCTGTACACCGCCAGCAAGGGCGACGGCGCCTACCTCAACGACCGCCGCATGCGCGTGTCCAAGCGCGAGAACCTGGGCGGCGCGATGATCGCCACCGGCTTCCCGTACCGCCAGCGCGAACACCTGGTGCCGCAGCTGGACATGACCCGCGCCATCCTCGGTCAGGCCGAGGACATCCGCCGCTCCGGCTCCGCCGCGCTCGACCTGGCCTACGTCGCCGCCGGCCGCTACGACGGCTACTTCGAGATCGGCCTGAAGCCGTGGGACATGGCCGCCGGCGTGCTGCTGGTGCATGAAGCCGGCGGCCGCTACTGCGACTTCGCCGGCCGCGACGGCATCCCGGAAAGCGGCAACATCGTCGCCGGCAACCTCAACGTGGCCAAGGCGATGGTCGACGCGATCGGGCAGCAGGCGACACCGGCACTGCTCAAGGCCTGAGCCTGAATTTGCGTTTGCGAGATGTTCGAACCCGACACCTGATCTCGAAGCCTCGAAAGAGGCTTCGACCAGTCCTCCAGTCGCGGCACCGTGATGCACGGTTGCGCCAAGATTCATGACTAACACGGCCCGGGGCTTTCATGCCCAGGCTCAATAGAGAAAGATAGTTGTGCTTCCCTCAATCCGGTCGATCCGGACTTGATTCCAGCGATTCACGCCATAAACGCGATAGTCGCGCGCACCATCTTCATCTTGTATGTGGACGCAGGCATTCTCTTCGCGATGATCAGGCAGGCAAGCGATCGTGTGCACCTGCCGGATTTCCTGCAGGGAGCTGCCGGGTATTGCCGCTGCCATGTCTTTTTCGCGCCAGTGGACATCAATGACCTGATTGGCGAACGGACCATGTCGGTTTAGCACGTCCATGTAGCGCGCTACCTGGACTGCGGTTTGGGCATCCGGCGCGGGAAAGAAGTCTCGCGTCGTCGCCTGAGCCGCACAACGCGCGTCGCCTGGCAGACTCGCTGCAGACTCGGGTGCCCCATATAGATCGGCAGGCGCCCCGAAACGCCACGTCTGTGTACGGGATTGGACATTCCCTTTCTCATCCAGCGTGATATCAACCCACCGCGCTCGGCATATCCCTGGCTCGCGGATGTCGGCCCTGGCGCGTTCGTAAAATGTCAGTTTTCCGAACGATCCCATATACCGGGGACGCAACGCGTCCACCACGTCAGCTCCTTCGCTACCCAATAACAGGTGAGCCAGGACCGGCAATGGAAGTAACCGCGCTGCCCGATGGCTCAACGGAAGCGTAGCGTCAACACCTGACTCCGATGCTTTCGAACCGCAGAGTGCAAATGGTTGGGAGAGGTAACGACGATCGTACTTGTCGCGCAACTCGATGCGCAGGGTCTTGGCGTAATCCTCGGGCCTGACATCATCCAGCAACGCAATAGCCGTTCCATCATCGTGTCCGGCAATGCTGGCATGGTCGGCGATATCCACCACGGGGACCGGCAAGCCGGGAGACAGGCGCCTGTCCACGAC
This is a stretch of genomic DNA from Rhodanobacter sp. FDAARGOS 1247. It encodes these proteins:
- a CDS encoding DUF47 domain-containing protein; this encodes MFSLQTIFGKGDKFYGLLEQSAETAHESAKALHELLTRPGAEQVMAAFAVTRAREKELAAQISEGLVNTFVTALDREDIEALNSALYKIPKTVEKFAERYEIVAGRLVGVDFAQRALVLEQSSAVVVQMVHELRRGLRIDPVKKLQDRLQALESEGDRMLLAPYRTLYVEGGDVMRAMLSKDLFELIEKAIDKCRDVGNIVYSIVLKNS
- a CDS encoding hemolysin family protein; translation: MLTQIALVLVLALCNGFFALSEMALVASRKSRLKQMALNSRKAAAALRHAEAPEHFLSTVQVGITLVMLITGAIAGDALGGHIAAALEGTRLTWLLPYARIIGIVLGFVLISYIQIVFGELVPKRLALASPEKVASYVAIPMLVLSRITAPFVWLLNHSSNLLLRMLRVNQLGSGMVTEEEIRLLVAESAEQGVLDPDEHNMVNRVLRLGDRTVDSVMTPRMRIAWLDIAGTREENIEVLRETPYSRYPVYRGDESDVVGVVEVKRLLHSFAEGMPELFEHLSKPLFVPAAARALDLLEEFRDAETPLALVVDEYGDIEGVVTVNDLLAAVVGASQIGHGGGNEASPIMQRADGSWLIDGSLPTDDLRELLQISTLPGEDEHDFRTVAGMVMTALGHVPQTGEVFAWHGIRFEVVDLDGARIDKLLVTPAPSLEPSDDEQ
- a CDS encoding RNA methyltransferase, giving the protein MTDLHDLAARIRYVLVRTSHPGNIGSAARAIRTMGFQRLELVTPYRFPDPEANALAAGADDVLAGAGIHGELVDGLAGTSLALGLSARRRGVNLPEVSPREAAQRVLAAAMRGEQVALVFGNERTGLENEELARCHAMVRIPSVDDFSSLNLSQAVQVMAYEVRLALLGDDLPAPPPEHDEPPADAAQMEQFYRHLGQTLDDIEFHKGREPTTIMLRLRKLFQRAQPDERELRVLHGILADAQRMAGLAKDR
- a CDS encoding inositol monophosphatase family protein; translation: MARPHVTIAARAARSAGNVILRYMNRIDGLNIVEKQQMDFVSEVDKLAEAEIIKELRRAYPDHAILAEESGAIGKGPLTWVIDPLDGTHNYLRGIPHFSVSIALLEKGVPIHAVVFDPLRDELYTASKGDGAYLNDRRMRVSKRENLGGAMIATGFPYRQREHLVPQLDMTRAILGQAEDIRRSGSAALDLAYVAAGRYDGYFEIGLKPWDMAAGVLLVHEAGGRYCDFAGRDGIPESGNIVAGNLNVAKAMVDAIGQQATPALLKA